One region of Triticum aestivum cultivar Chinese Spring chromosome 6B, IWGSC CS RefSeq v2.1, whole genome shotgun sequence genomic DNA includes:
- the LOC123138167 gene encoding ankyrin repeat-containing protein At2g01680 translates to MDLPPLSHQALFAAVRSADADAVRRLLAGPEASGSTAALAAAQTDAGESALYVAAEAGALEVVRLLLPLYDLEAAKLRSRLDLDAFHVAAKQGHTEVVKEFLGRWPELCSVCDSSNTCPLYSAAVKDHLDVVNAILDTDDSCIKIVRKNGKTSLHNAARIGYHRIVKALIERDPGIVAIKDRKGQTALHMAVKGKNTDVVEELLMADASILNVRDKKANTALHIATRKWRPQMVQLLLAYESLEVNAINSQNETAMDLAEKVPYAESKMEIIEWLSEAGAKNAVNVGKVDEASELRRTVSDIKHNVQAQLSENMKTNKRVTGIAKELRKLHREAVQNTINSVTLVATLIASIAFVSIFNLPGQYYQDTTTGGEIGQAYISKLTGFRVFCLLNAIALFISLAVVVVQITLVAWETGAQKQIIKIVNKLMWTACLSTCAAFVSLAYVVVGPQHAWMAFTISAVGGPIMIGTLLFLAYLLLRPRFNFGEDRQRRIRRGSGSKSFSWSVREGLSDLEAVEDHEKKIYAL, encoded by the exons atGGATCTCCCGCCGCTCTCCCACCAGGCGCTCTTCGCGGCCGTCCGATCCGCGGACGCCGACGCCGtgcgccgcctcctggcgggccccGAGGCGTCCGGCTCCACCGCGGCGCTCGCCGCCGCGCAGACGGACGCCGGGGAGTCCGCGCTCTACGTCGCGGCGGAGGCCGGCGCGCTTGAGGTCGtgcgcctcctcctcccgctctACGACCTCGAGGCCGCCAAGCTCCGCTCCCGCCTCGACCTCGACGCcttccacgtcgccgccaagcaaGGGCACACTG AGGTCGTGAAGGAGTTTCTGGGGCGGTGGCCTGAGCTTTGCTCAGTGTGTGACTCGTCCAACACTTGTCCACTGTACTCTGCTGCCGTAAAAGACCACTTGGATGTGGTGAATGCTATATTGGACACTGACGATAGCTGCATAAAGATTGTGCGAAAAAATGGGAAGACATCACTACATAATGCCGCAAGAATAGGGTACCATCGCATTGTCAAAGCACTCATTGAGAGGGACCCGGGGATTGTTGCAATCAAAGATAGGAAGGGACAAACTGCTCTTCACATGGCTGTGAAGGGTAAAAACACAGATGTGGTGGAAGAATTGCTGATGGCTGATGCTTCCATCCTCAATGTGCGTGACAAGAAGGCAAACACAGCTTTACATATAGCTACACGAAAATGGAGGCCCCAG ATGGTTCAACTTCTGCTCGCCTATGAGTCACTTGAAGTCAACGCTATCAATAGTCAAAACGAAACAGCTATGGACTTGGCTGAGAAAGTTCCCTATGCTGAGTCTAAAATGGAAATCATCGAGTGGCTGTCAGAGGCTGGTGCAAAGAATGCCGTAAATGTTGGTAAAGTTGACGAAGCATCAGAGCTAAGGAGAACTGTGAGTGATATCAAGCACAATGTGCAAGCACAGCTCAGTGAGAATATGAAGACCAACAAAAGAGTGACGGGGATCGCCAAAGAGCTGCGGAAGCTGCACAGAGAAGCGGTTCAGAACACCATCAACTCGGTTACTCTGGTAGCAACCCTGATCGCCTCCATCGCGTTCGTTTCCATCTTCAACTTGCCAGGCCAGTACTACCAGGACACTACAACCGGGGGAGAGATCGGGCAGGCCTACATATCCAAGCTCACCGGTTTCCGCGTGTTCTGCCTCCTGAACGCCATCGCCCTTTTCATTTCGCTCGCGGTGGTCGTGGTGCAGATCACGCTGGTCGCCTGGGAGACCGGCGCGCAGAAGCAGATCATCAAGATCGTGAACAAGCTGATGTGGACGGCGTGCCTCAGCACGTGCGCGGCGTTCGTGTCGCTGGCCTACGTTGTGGTCGGCCCGCAGCATGCCTGGATGGCCTTCACCATATCGGCCGTCGGAGGGCCGATCATGATCGGGACCCTCCTGTTCCTCGCCTACCTGCTGCTGCGTCCGCGGTTCAACTTTGGCGAAGACAGGCAGCGGCGTATCAGGAGGGGGAGTGGCAGCAAGTCCTTCTCCTGGTCTGTCCGCGAAGGGTTGTCGGACCTGGAGGCCGTGGAAGACCATGAGAAGAAGATCTATGCTTTGTAG
- the LOC123138168 gene encoding pentatricopeptide repeat-containing protein At2g13600, with amino-acid sequence MDSCLLHPYPQPLPLPPSNPTSQRAHLKWGPCCRRRRRHLLRRVAVSALTLEEQLAPTNPRTVNPRRPFDGMQERSVATSDTAGNLFDEMLRPSGEGASVRGLPRRAAPRSGEKSASSAILALAHASRHAEVLELFCRMRRDGLPVSRFMLPSVLKACARLQDSRMLRAAHVVVIKCALCQHVVVGTALVSAYVDFGLMDDARNAFAEMDEANMVSWSVVIGGYVRSCRWDEAWDAFSAMQRAGVPPVDSVLVMAIQACSALLCLVRGKQLHALAVALGFERNTTVWNCLIDMYGKCGDMDSCRAVFDTMVDRDQVSWNTIISSYVRLGLCEEALDMVIQMQQCGFAVDRFTLGSGVAACAHLADIDSGSAFHGYLIRRALDTDAIRGSALVDMYGKCGLMEHARLVFDRMDERNYVAWDALLSGYVENGQVDLALKVFQQMESANIKPNQHTFVNLLKLCGNRRYTEYGRQIHAHAIKAIHQMNVVLETELIDMYAKCGCIEVARLLFLRMNERNLISWNALLSGYVGDGQPGASINIYRQMELACIRPDQYTLAGLLSLCRYQGLLRYGRQIHAHVIKIGSETNVVLQTLLVHMYVRCRQWRDAENVCAMIQERNFYVHDAFSKVYGDGYFI; translated from the coding sequence ATGGACTCCTGCCTGCTACACCCTTATCCACAGCCGCTCCCTCTTCCTCCCTCTAATCCCACCTCCCAGCGTGCCCACCTCAAATGGGGCccctgctgccgccgccgtcgccgccatctccTCCGGCGCGTGGCCGTCTCCGCGCTCACCTTAGAGGAACAGCTCGCGCCAACCAACCCAAGAACCGTGAACCCCCGTAGGCCGTTCGACGGTATGCAGGAGAGGAGCGTCGCGACTTCCGACACGGCGGGCAACCTGTTCGACGAAATGCTTCGCCCGAGCGGCGAGGGCGCGAGCGTACGTGGCCTGCCCAGAAGAGCGGCGCCCAGGAGCGGCGAGAAGAGCGCGAGCTCGGCGATCCTGGCGCTGGCCCACGCCAGCAGGCACGCGGAGGTCCTCGAGCTCTTCTGCAGGATGCGGCGGGACGGACTGCCGGTCAGCAGGTTCATGCTGCCCAGCGTCCTCAAAGCCTGCGCGCGCCTCCAGGACAGCAGGATGCTCCGGGCCGCGCATGTCGTGGTCATCAAGTGCGCCCTGTGCCAGCACGTCGTGGTGGGCACCGCGCTGGTCAGCGCGTACGTCGATTTCGGGCTGATGGATGATGCGCGCAACGCGTTCGCTGAGATGGACGAGGCCAACATGGTCTCCTGGAGTGTGGTCATCGGAGGCTATGTCCGTTCTTGTCGGTGGGACGAGGCATGGGATGCTTTCTCCGCAATGCAGCGTGCTGGGGTGCCTCCGGTTGATTCGGTTCTTGTGATGGCGATTCAGGCGTGCAGTGCGTTGTTGTGCCTGGTTCGTGGGAAGCAGCTGCACGCGTTGGCGGTCGCCCTCGGATTTGAAAGGAACACCACCGTTTGGAACTGCCTCATTGACATGTATGGGAAGTGTGGTGACATGGATAGTTGCAGGGCAGTTTTTGACACAATGGTAGACAGGGATCAAGTCAGTTGGAATACCATCATCTCAAGCTATGTTCGTCTTGGTCTTTGTGAAGAGGCGCTCGACATGGTCATCCAGATGCAGCAATGTGGTTTCGCTGTTGATCGATTCACCCTTGGCAGTGGAGTCGCAGCTTGCGCCCATTTGGCTGACATTGACAGTGGCAGTGCATTCCATGGCTATTTGATAAGAAGAGCATTAGACACTGATGCTATCCGGGGCAGCGCACTTGTTGACATGTATGGGAAATGTGGTTTGATGGAGCATGCTCGACTGGTGTTTGACAGAATGGATGAAAGGAATTATGTAGCCTGGGATGCACTCTTGTCTGGCTACGTTGAAAATGGGCAGGTTGACTTGGCACTCAAGGTTTTCCAACAAATGGAGTCCGCAAACATAAAGCCTAACCAACATACCTTTGTGAACCTTCTTAAGCTTTGTGGCAACAGAAGGTATACAGAGTATGGAAGGCAAATTCATGCCCATGCCATCAAGGCCATACACCAGATGAATGTAGTTTTGGAAACTGAACTGATCGACATGTACGCAAAGTGCGGCTGCATTGAGGTTGCCCGGTTACTGTTCCTCAGGATGAACGAGAGGAACCTGATATCCTGGAACGCTCTCCTCTCGGGTTATGTAGGGGATGGACAACCAGGTGCGTCGATAAACATTTACCGTCAGATGGAGCTGGCCTGCATTAGGCCTGACCAATACACCTTGGCAGGGCTTCTAAGCCTTTGCCGGTACCAAGGGCTTTTGCGCTACGGAAGGCAGATACATGCTCATGTCATTAAGATTGGCTCTGAGACGAATGTGGTGCTGCAAACTTTACTTGTGCATATGTACGTCAGGTGTAGGCAGTGGCGAGACGCTGAAAATGTCTGTGCGATGATCCAAGAGAGGAACTTTTATGTGCATGATGCATTCTCGAAGGTCTATGGAGATGGGTACTTTATCTGA
- the LOC123138169 gene encoding E3 ubiquitin protein ligase RIE1, which translates to MEAAASSPSPEQPLLAPPQAGAGAGAGPGSQPATPPPPAAARPSRLAALIGRAAGRRGPSMLVRETAALQLDRRRADWAHSRPVVALDVAWNVAFAAAAAAVLAASTAESPAKPLRLWLVGYALQCVVHVSLVCSGTRRRPAAPAGGPDIESGAANAGPNSSESDEGNDEEAMEERASSTDRCESVNTMVSFLWWIIGFYWVVTGGDMLEQGAPRLYWLTVVFLAFDVFFAVFCVVVACFIGVALCCCLPCVVAILYALVGQEGASDADIGILPRYKYSDPSENGEKGTDEGVMIPILNNSGTSTSERILLREDAECCICLSSYEDGVELSALPCNHHFHSTCITKWLRMHANCPLCKYNILKGSEN; encoded by the exons ATGGAGGCGGCCGCATCGTCACCGTCGCCGGAGCAGCCGCTGCTGGCACCGCCGCAGgcaggcgccggcgccggcgcggggcCCGGGAGCCAGCCCGCCACGCCACCgcccccggcggcggcgaggccgagCCGCCTCGCGGCGCTCATCGggcgcgcggcggggcggcgcgggccgtcGATGCTGGTGCGCGAGACGGCGGCGCTGCAGCTTGACCGGAGGCGCGCCGACTGGGCCCACTCCCGCCCCGTCGTCGCGCTCGACGTCGCCTGGAACGTCGCCttcgcggcggccgcggcggcggtgctcgCGGCCTCCACCGCCGAGAGCCCCGCCAAGCCGCTCCGCCTCTGGCTCGTCGGCTACGCCCTGCAGTGCGTCGTGCACGTCTCCCTCGTCTGCTCCGGcacacgccgccgccccgccgcccccgcggGAGGCCCCGACATCGAGTCCGGCGCCGCGAACGCCGGGCCCAACAGCTCGGAGAGCGATGAGGGGAACGACGAGGAGGCGATGGAAGAGAGGGCAAG CTCTACGGACCGTTGTGAGTCGGTCAACACGATGGTGTCATTCCTGTGGTGGATCATTGGGTTCTACTGGGTGGTGACCGGCGGCGACATGCTCGAACAAGGTGCTCCAAGACTCTATTG GTTAACTGTCGTTTTTCTCGCGTTTGATGTCTTCTTCGCTGTTTTTTGTGTTGTTGTGGCCTGCTTCATTGGAGTTGCACTGTGCTGCTGCTTGCCTTGTGTCGTTGCAATACTGTATGCTCTGGTTGGCCAG GAGGGTGCATCAGATGCAGATATTGGCATTCTCCCCAGATATAAATATTCTGATCCCAGTGAGAATGGAGAAAAGGGAACGGACGAGGGGGTTATGATTCCTATCCTTAATAATAGTGGAACATCTACAAGCGAACGAATTCTTCTTCGTGAGGATGCT GAATGCTGCATATGTCTCTCATCATATGAAGACGGAGTGGAGCTATCTGCCCTCCCTTGCAACCATCACTTCCACTCAACGTGCATTACGAAATGGCTACGAATGCACGCAAACTGTCCACTTTGCAAGTACAACATTCTCAAAGGCAGTGAAAACTGA
- the LOC123138170 gene encoding bisdemethoxycurcumin synthase — translation MGSVPAATPSVREIWRAQRADGPAAVLAIGTANPAHCVPQDEFPDFYFRATNSDHLTALKGKFKRVFQKLGVEKRYLHHTEELLRAHPEFLDDQAASLDARLDIVATAVPELAAEASKKAIAEWGRPAADITHLVVTTNSGAHIPGVDFRLIALLGLRPNVRRTMLYLNGCFAGSAALRLAKDLAENNRGARVLVVCAELTLMLFNGPKEGSFERLIHQGLFGDGAGAVVVGADPLSPVEHALFEMVSAAQTVIPDSGDAITMHITKGGFGGNISTREVPVFIGDNVERCLHGSLEPLGVGAKWNDLFWAVHPGSSAILDRIDTVLQLEPEKLAASRRVLSDYGNMFGVTIIFVLDELRRRLREQEGVGGAPEWGVVMTFGPGLTVETMVLHATEHMHASP, via the exons ATGGGAAGTGTTCCGGCAGCCACCCCGAGCGTGCGCGAGATCTGGCGCGCGCAGCGCGCAGACGGGCCGGCGGCCGTGCTCGCCATCGGCACGGCGAACCCGGCGCACTGCGTGCCCCAGGACGAGTTCCCGGACTTCTACTTCCGCGCCACCAACAGCGACCACCTCACCGCCCTCAAGGGCAAGTTCAAGAGAGTCT TTCAGAAGCTAGGCGTTGAGAAACGCTACCTCCACCACACGGAGGAGCTGCTCCGCGCCCACCCCGAGTTCCTCGACGACCAGGCGGCGTCCCTGGACGCCCGGCTTGACATCGTCGCCACCGCCGTCCCGGAGCTGGCCGCGGAGGCCTCTAAGAAGGCCATCGCCGAGTGGGGCCGGCCGGCCGCCGACATCACCCACCTCGTAGTCACCACAAACTCCGGCGCCCACATCCCGGGCGTCGACTTCCGCCTCATCGCGCTCCTCGGGCTCCGCCCCAACGTGCGCCGCACCATGCTCTACCTCAACGGCTGCTTCGCCGGCTCCGCCGCGCTGCGCCTCGCCAAGGACCTCGCCGAGAACAACCGCGGCGCGCGCGTCCTCGTGGTCTGCGCGGAGCTCACCCTCATGCTGTTCAACGGGCCCAAGGAGGGCTCCTTCGAGAGGCTCATCCACCAGGGGCTCTTCGGCGACGGCGCGGGCGCTGTCGTCGTCGGCGCAGACCCGCTGAGCCCCGTCGAGCACGCTCTGTTCGAGATGGTGTCCGCCGCGCAGACGGTGATCCCGGACTCCGGCGACGCCATCACCATGCACATCACCAAGGGCGGGTTCGGCGGCAACATCTCCACGAGGGAGGTCCCGGTGTTCATCGGGGACAACGTCGAGCGGTGCCTCCACGGCTCGCTGGAGCCGCTCGGCGTCGGCGCGAAATGGAACGACCTCTTCTGGGCGGTGCACCCCGGGTCGTCTGCCATACTGGACCGCATTGACACGGTGCTCCAGCTCGAGCCGGAGAAGCTGGCGGCGAGCCGCCGAGTGCTGAGCGACTACGGCAACATGTTCGGCGTGACGATTATATTTGTCCTAGACGAGCTGCGGCGGAGGCTTAGGGAGCAGGAAGGGGTCGGCGGCGCGCCGGAGTGGGGTGTGGTGATGACCTTCGGGCCGGGGCTCACCGTGGAGACGATGGTGTTGCACGCCACAGAGCACATGCATGCGTCCCCATGA